The following is a genomic window from Chitinophaga caseinilytica.
GTACATACTAAATATGGAGACGTGTTCGAACAGTGGTTCGACGGCGCCAACGGCGAAGGCCCCAACGGCAAAAAACAGGTGTACGACTGGAACCTGTTCGAATCCACCGTTACCAACATCCACCCCAACGTGATCTTCTTCAGCGACGCCGGCCCCGGCTGCCGCTGGATCGGGAACGAAAGCGGATATGCCGGCGTTACCAACTGGAGCACGCTCAACCGCGCCGATTTCAAACCCGGCATGGGCGGCATCACCGAAACGCTGAATAAAGGGCAGGAAGACGGCACGCACTGGGTACCCGGTGAAGCCGACGTGTCTATCCGCCCGGGATGGTTCTATAGCGCCGCTACCGATGGCCAGGTGAAAACGCTGCCCCATCTGCTCGACATTTACTATGGTTCCGTTGGCCGCAATGCCAACCTGCTGCTCAATATCCCGGTAGACCGCCGCGGGCGCATCCATGCCAATGACTCTACCCGCCTGATGGAGCTGCGCCGCGCGCTGGACGCCGATTTCAGGGAGAACCTGGCCCGCAAGGCCCGCATCGCCGCCACCAACACCCGCCAGGGCAATACCATGATCAGCGCGGTTTACCTGGCAGACGGGAACTACAATACCTATTGGGCCGCAGCCGATGGCAAAACCACCGGGGATATTACCCTCAGCTACGCCAACCCGGTGACGTTCAACCGCGTTTCCGTGCAGGAATTCATCCCCCTGGGCCAACGCGTACGGGCGTTTTCCGTGAGCGTGCTGCAAGGGAAGGAATGGAAAGAGATCGCGCGGGAAACGACCATCGGCTACAAGCGCATCCTGCGCCTGCCGCTGACTACCGCCAAATCCATCCGCATTTCCATCCTCGACGCCAAGGCGAGCCCGGTGATCAGCGAAGTTGCGCTGTTCCGCGCGCCCGAACTGATCGCCGATCCGGAAGTGAGCCGCGATAGAAGCGGGATGGTGAGCATCAAAACGCAATCCCCCGACCCCGTGATCCATTACACGCTCGATGGTTCCGTACCCACAACGGCATCGCCTAAATACGAACAGCCGTTTTCCATGCCGGGAGCCGGCACCGTGTCTGCCAAAGCGTTCGTGAACAATGGGAAGGAAGGAAGCACGGTGATCGACGCCGTTTTCGGGATCGCGCCCGCCGGATTTAAAGCCGTAACGCCCGGCGCCGATGCGGCGATCGACGCTTCCCGCCGTGCCTGGACCACCAAGGAGAACGCCTATCCGGCAGAACTGGTGATAGACCTGGGCAGGGAGCAGGAGGTGAAAGCCTTCTCCTACACGCCGAATACCCATGGCGGCATCGTGTACAAATATGCGCTGTATGTCAGCAAAGACGGAAAGGAGTGGGGGAAACCCGCGGTGGAAGGTACATTTGCCAATGTTTTGAATAATCCGATCCCTCAATACATAAAACTTTCATCTCCAGTCACTTGCAAGTATATTAAGTTCGTTGCCCTGGAGCCGGCAGACCCGAAGGATACGCGTGTGTCCGTGTCGGAACTGGAAGTCTATTAATCCGGCCGGGCCGGA
Proteins encoded in this region:
- a CDS encoding alpha-L-fucosidase, producing the protein MKKTILLALLLAGSKAWAQPEIKPVGALPSAAQVKWQQLEYYMFIHFGPNTFTDKEWGHGDEDPKVFNPTELDARQWARTAKLAGMKGIIITAKHHDGFCLWPSEFSKHTVRESAWKNGKGDVLAELSAACREYGLLFGVYLSPWDRNHPAYGTPEYNQVFANQLKEVHTKYGDVFEQWFDGANGEGPNGKKQVYDWNLFESTVTNIHPNVIFFSDAGPGCRWIGNESGYAGVTNWSTLNRADFKPGMGGITETLNKGQEDGTHWVPGEADVSIRPGWFYSAATDGQVKTLPHLLDIYYGSVGRNANLLLNIPVDRRGRIHANDSTRLMELRRALDADFRENLARKARIAATNTRQGNTMISAVYLADGNYNTYWAAADGKTTGDITLSYANPVTFNRVSVQEFIPLGQRVRAFSVSVLQGKEWKEIARETTIGYKRILRLPLTTAKSIRISILDAKASPVISEVALFRAPELIADPEVSRDRSGMVSIKTQSPDPVIHYTLDGSVPTTASPKYEQPFSMPGAGTVSAKAFVNNGKEGSTVIDAVFGIAPAGFKAVTPGADAAIDASRRAWTTKENAYPAELVIDLGREQEVKAFSYTPNTHGGIVYKYALYVSKDGKEWGKPAVEGTFANVLNNPIPQYIKLSSPVTCKYIKFVALEPADPKDTRVSVSELEVY